Genomic DNA from Euleptes europaea isolate rEulEur1 chromosome 14, rEulEur1.hap1, whole genome shotgun sequence:
ccctgtagggttttcaaggcaagagaggtttggaggtggcttgccactgcctgcctctgcgtgggctgagagagttctgagggaactgcgactagcccaaggtcacccagcaggcttcatgtggagcagtggggaatcgaacctgattctccagagtagagtcccgccgctcttaaccacaacaccacgctggctctaaactGTTTATTGGTTTGTGTTAATCTGGCAACGTCTTTAAAGGCTTGCTTTTCATTGTCAGTAACAGGAAACGTAATTGACCAGGATAAATAAATTCTGGGGGAGATCATTTTTTCCCCTAGCAGAAGAAAAATTGGCAGGTCTCAACATTGTATTCCTCCTCCATTAAAGCGCTTTGATCCAATTTGCCCTACCCTCTTGTGTCTCCTCAGTATTCCATTGAACGTCGGGACTGGATTCATCCCTCATCGGCCAATATCCGGGGGGCGCTGGATCTCGGAGGGGCATCGACCCAAATAAGTTTTGTCCCAGCTGACCCAATCGTGGAGAGTGATGAAGCAGCTCAGTTCCGACTCTACGGGTTTGATTACACCATCTATACTCACAGCTACCTGTGCTACGGGCAGAACCAAGCACTCCAGCACGCTCTCCGAATTATTGTTGTAAGTCTTCCGTTGACATTCATCAACTGCCCAAGCAAATACCATGGGATAGAGGGTGGGGACAGTGGTTCAGACTAAAAATCAAGGGGATACTTCTTGGCcaaacaaataattttaaaatttactACAACCCGCAGTGGCTTTCAAGGATCCCaggcaaaaaaaaggtttttcCCATCACATGTTACAGGAGATCCTTGTACTAAAGATGCTaaggagtgaacctgggaccttttgcaaacAAGCCATGTCCTCTACCACAGTCTGTTTTCAACAGTATCATGTGAGCATGTATGAACCTAtgttaatccttttttttttttaacccttgaACCATCTAGTTCAGAGGTCCCCAAACATTTGGAGCCtgcgagcacctttggaattctgacatggtgtagtgggcaccatcacaaaaatggctgtcacacaaggcggagccaatcacaaaatatcAAGGAAGTGAGATTATGCATaaatctaatagtaactcttcagtgtttcaagcagaagctctgtttaacaggatgctttttgatctgtacagccaatcagatctccagtgaccaatcagaaggCCCATTGGGCAAAACCCACCTTCTAAAAACCCCACCGAcattctccagtggccaatctccatccactttctccagctctctagtggccaatcagaagccctgttaggcaaaagccccacccactttctaaaaatacttggtgggtgccaggaaaggtgttggtgggttccatggcacccacgggctgGGAACCCTTGATTTAGGATGAGTCAGGCCATTGATTCCCCACATTTTCTCTTCTGACCGACCACAGCTGTCCACGGGCTAACTGTAGCAAGCCTAACTGTACATTAAATTATCCTTGCATTTGCCCTGGGTCTGCCATAAGGCTACTTTTGGTTGGATGTGCTTGGCAagttccatgctcagaactcATTTCCCAGGCACGTGGGGACCCAATTTAGGTAAGTACCATGGCGTGtgaggatgggggtgggtgggtcctAGGTTTCTCCCACCAATCTGTTTTCATTATCTGAAATGACCCTCAACAGCgcactatttgccctgttggggacaCTTATCTGTTACTCTCAGTTCATGTAAATTTTCCCAATGGGACAAATACCGGTAGAGGGTCCTGGGGACATTACAAGCCAGGAAAATGTTGCAGTACTGAGGGCTTTATTTGTTTTTCGACATCCATATCTTTGTCATTGAATCCTAACCATTGGAGTCTATTCTTAACTATCACCTTCCATGGGTCTTTCTCAATAAAATTCAAAGTCCCTTTCCTCACAGtggatatatttttttgctttaatttaaaCGCCAGTATCCCTGCATGAACTTCCTACGAATTCTAGGCCAGTTCAGATCTCAGAGCAATACCTGAAACACAGCTTGGCACACAGCAAATCTTGCAAATAAACTGTAACAGAGGTTGATTGAATGATTCAACCACCATCTCTATCAAGACTCCAATTCCATACAATAATTGGGATAATACCGTAGAATTTAATACCTGAATAGCACCTGTTATGTAATTGCTGCCCCAGGTGAAGAAGAATCAAGTAATTACATTACTGGTGAATCCAGCTTTTTCAGTAAGAGCCTTCCTGCTCAAATTTGATTGAAAATGACATCCAGTTACCTAAATTGCTTTACCTGATCAATTGGTTGTCCATTCATGAACCACTTATATACTGGGCAGGTTTTTTGCTTCCATTACTCAAGGATAGTGTAGCATAAACAGATGTGGGCTTAGTGCGCTACCTATTAAGGGACAGGGACGAGCGTATAACACTGATGGTAGCAAGATTCCTGGAAACCTCCCTAGGAGAGCTGCGCCAAGCTCCTCCACAGAGCTAAGCACTATTGAAAGTACACAGCACTTTAAGAATTACAGATTTTAactatttattgatattttatcatttatataCTGCATTTTAATGACTGATTGATGTACTTAAaagttttatgccaataaaggtttgaatgaatgaatactggGCAGGTGTAGGATTTAGCAAACACCATACTTTTTGAGTTTTGCATATTTAGGactagtaaaaaggtaaaggtcccctgtgcaagcaccaggtcattcttgacccatggggagacgtcacatcccgacgttttctaggcagactttgtttgcggggtggtttgccagtgccttccccagtcatcttccctttacccccagcaagctgggtactcatttgactgacctcggaaggatggaaggctaagtcaaccttgagccggctacctgaaaccgacttccgtcgggatcgaactcaggtcatgagcagagcttttgactgcaggactgcagctttaacactctgcgccacagggctggaAACTCAGACTTTGTATGCTGGACTTTCCCCAAAACATATAGCGTGAACTGGAGGGCTATTTCCCCCCTCACCTCAAGCTCCTTTTTGCCCGTTAGTGGCAAGTAAACCCAACAACCCTCTCTATTTTCTCGGCTATCTACTTGTTTAAGAAGGCAGTGTACGTTATTTATTTGTGTACGTTATTTATTTGTTCCCAAGGCAGCTTATgacattgttttcccctcctccattttatcttcacaatagcaagtttccttggcagagtggaggTTCGCATCCAGGTCTTCAAGATCTTAGTCTGGCattctagccactataccatggtAGCTGTCTAGTAACCAGTAGCCATGAGCCATCCAAAGCTATCAACATTAATTTAAGCCAGTTTTCTGTGGCCCTCACTGTGCAGTGGCTATAATGGTATAATGGTAGTGACTTCCTCTGTCATGACAGGTTTAAGGTTTCACTCTGGCTATTGTCTCCAGAACTCAACTATCTTGGATCAGTTTGACAACCCCTGCTATCCTCGGGATTACTTTGAGAACATCACAAGGTCATCCTTCTACAGCAGCCCATGTGCCGAAGGGCAGAAACCTGCAGTCTCTGGGAATGTGAGTCTACATGGCACGGGTAATGCCAACAGATGCCGGGAAACCTTCAAGAAGATCTTCAATTTCTCATGCCATCACAACACGTCCTGTGGATTCAATGGGGTCTACCAGCCAAAAGTCAACGGAAAGTTCCTGGTACGATATGGCAGTAGTTGATCCTGAAATGCCAGGGAACAGGGATGAGGATGGGGTGTGTGTTGTGCTCCTTGCACAAACATCAGGGTGCAGATTTCAAGTCCATGGACCTTCCTGTATCCAGTTATGTGATTTAACTACGTAACATATAAGCATAGGAAACTCTCTTATGGCTTTTCAGACCGTGGGTCCATGTACATGCTATACTGtcgactctgactggcagcagctctgtaaGGTCTTTTCTAGCACTTGCTTCCTGATTAGGattgtcatttttttaaactggttcCTCTACCTGTCCTTAAATAGCCATTTtaataccggggattgaacctgggaccttctgcacaccaagcagaggctctgccactgagccacggcccctttcccCTATTTCTTAAACTTGAGTTTAGCAAAAGTTAGCCTATGTTGCAAAGTAGTGGAAAGCAACACAGCTCAGGCTCTGCAAGGCTCCTTAGGGAGTCTAGTggttattttatgtatgtatttaattaaaacatttattagctgcctttccagccagagtggtgtagtgattaagagcggtggtttggagtggtggagtctaatctggagaacagggtttgattccccactcctccacaggagcggcggaggctaatctggtgagctggatttgtttccctgctcctacacatgaagccagctgggtgagcttgggctagtcacactctctcagccccaccacaaggtgtctgttgtggggaggggaagggaaggtgattgtaagccggtttgattccccttaagtggtagagaaagtcagcatataaaaaccaactcttcttcttcctccttacagagctcaaggcagtttaccaaCATAGATCAAACACATCAAATAatacattaagaacataaaacaaaatttaaaaccattattcaGGATTGctactaaacttaaccaaatgcagtgcTAAATAAAACCaccttcaactgcctcctaaagactgaaagtgagggggccaggggcgcacctccctggggaggttgttcaataattgtggggctgtcactgaaaaagcctcccccccacttgtgcacccaccaaatgagcttctttgattggtgggacaggcaggagagcctctccctgcgatcttaattcctgggcatgAATGAAAGCCATGCATTATGTGTTTCAGATGCTAGCCAACAAATTAGGCTAAGTGAGACCTGAGCTGTGTTGCAAAGTGTTTTTGCTCATTCCAGCAAAAGCTTGTGGTGTGTGCCTGCTCCAGAGGCTCTGTCCTTGAGGGTAACACAAACATCTTCCGTGGGATTACACCCTCAGCCTTTtcctgctagtagggttgccaggtccctcttcaccactggcgggaggtttttggggtggagcctgaggagggaggggtttggggagggatgggaccttattgcccaagcggccatttgctccaggtgaactgatctctatcggctggagatcagtggtaatagcaggaggtctccagctagtacctggaggttggcaacccgacctgcTAGACTTTCTACCCCCTACCTTTCTATCACACCACATGGGTGCTCTCATTGACCCCCTGCTGTCTGTCCACCAGGCTTTTTCTGCTTATTACTACACCTTCAGCTTCCTGAACTTGACCGAGGGGCAGCCACTGGATGAAGTAGAAGTTGCTATTCAGACATTTTGTGCCAGAAGTTGGGACGAGGTGGGTACATTCCTGTGGTATATGGTGGgcaacctgtagggttgccaggtccctcttcgccatggcaggagattttgggggcggagcatgaggagggtggggtttggggaggggaggggcttcaatgccatagagtccaattgccaaagcagccattttctccaggtgaacggatctctatcggctggagatcagttgtaacagcaggaggtctccagctagttgacaaccctatcctcAGACTTATTTCTTGAACTGTGAGTTGTATGTGGCAGTTgtaaagggggtggggagcataTTTCAAGTGGGGATTAGGGAGGGGATGTTAGAACCCTTGCTCCACATGCAAGTCCACCCTCCTACCCCCTTCTCCACAGGCCATCTTTATGAGAATTAGTCTGGTATAATAGCTAGAATGTCAAACTACGATTAGGGAAGCCttcctcttacacacacacacacacacacacacaaactgttcTAAGGTtggaggtgggagggagaggaagcgTGGGGGTAACCTCACAGGTACTAGCCAATAGGCACCTTCCCTGTGCAGCTTTCCCCCCATTCAAGCAGAACTGCTGTATGTTTTTTTACACTGCTTTCCCTAGAAGGAAAGGTTCACTTGTTTACAGAACAGTGGAATCGCTAACAAactgcctttccctcctctcctttcctctTGCTTTTTTCCAGTTGAAGTCAAATTACCCCAACGAGAAAGAGTCTCGTCTGAAGAGCTACTGTGCCAACGCCAATTACATCCTCACCCTCCTCATGGAAGGTTATGGCTTCAGCAATCACACCTGGCGCAGTATTGCCTTCCAGATGAAGGTGAGGGCAGAGGTCAAGGGACCAACAAGCCAGAGATCCTGGGGAAAGGAACCCCGCTGCTACCTCGTGTGCCACCTTCCTAGGATTGCCAGTGCTGAGGGCTGGTACCATCGCTTCCCTCTTTGATTGCCCTGTGTTCTTTCCTCCTACAGGCTGCCAATTCAGACATCGGCTGGACCCTAGGCTATATGCTAAACCTCACCAACATGATCCCCACGGAATCCCCCCGTCCACTGAGAGGACACGAAGAGGGGGTTTGGATAGCGAGCATTTTCTTCATTGTTCTGATGCTGGCGCTGTGCCTCGTTTTTCTGCTTGTCCATTTTCTAAAGTGACAGGAACTGCCTTCAGACATTCTGCACCCAGCACTTCAGGATTTTGGGGGGtcagtctcgggggggggggtaccttaTCTGACCCGGATTCACAGCCAAAATAGCGGAGATGTTCTCTTTTGTGGGAAACATTGACTCGGCGAGGGTTAGGCCTTCCACCCCAGCCAGCCTCCCCAGGAACACTCCAGCCTAACAGAGTGGACGCCAGCTGGTTGTTCAAACCACTTTTTTGTACATGCAGGAACTGATGAGGTCAAATTATTTCCCACTTTTCCTGAGCCATCATGGGCATGAAACATGTATTCCGCGCTTCAAGTCCTGCCTCTACTACAGACTCACCAGGTAACCTAAGGCAAGCTGCGCACACTCAGCCTCTGCCTACCCCTTCCATGTGTAACGTGGAGAATCATGATATTGGACTACTTTAAAAGGACTGCTGTTAACGATAATGAGACAATGTATGGGGACAGCTTTGAACAATAAAACCGTGCATATGGTTGCTCGTTAAACCACCATGCTGTTCAAACAATGGTCCCCCTCTAGAGTTTACAAAGATCTGGTTGCAATTACTTCATTTTAATGTTTTCCCACCCCATCAGACACTACCTGCAGAAGCACTTGTGAAGCCATGATAACAGAATTAAAAAGTCTGGGAACTAGGCCTTTCATATCAAAGTCATCTGTTTGTGCAAACTTGGACTAAAAGGGTTTTGGTTGAGGAGAGATAAAACACTATgtgctattagccatggtgactaagtgaagcctccatatccagaggcagtagaCATATGAATACCAGATGCTGGAGGGTTAACAGCAAAGGAAGGCAGTTGCCTTCAAAGCCCTATTTATGGGTGTCCTGGAAGCATTTAGTGGGCCTCTGCTGGGAAACGGATTATAGTTTGAcacaggctagcccagtcttgtcagatctcagaagttaagcagggtcaaccccagttagtacttgggtgggagaccaccaaggatgtccagggtggctacacagaggcaggcaacggcaaaccacctctgttcatttcttgacttaaaaccctttatggggttgccataaattggctgtaacttgatggcacttttctccACCTCTGGGAAAAGTATGCCAGATTAAACAAGACCCTTCAGCtcttccagcagggcctttttatgGTTTAAAGCAACTACAAATTCTCGACAAAtatttttttgttagtttttcactctgaaccgtcattcaggaagtgactgagaagccggcgcatacctgcttcgcatttcttaagagcccctttaatgtgacctctGGTGTTTGCTCCTCCCCtgctgcgaagaatcccctcaaggaaccatgcaaaattacagccgcgctttagctatgcacacggcggttgctaatggctatgcaaaaaggaacaaaggagcaggcaagtgggggtggtggaatttctccttttgcatagggactgtgaataggaatttttaaagttgcatttaaaaaaacagctatgagctagcatcaaaattgaccctgcataagtGTCTTCGGTCCATGTATCCAGATGCTTCCTCCCCTTGTGTGAACAGCCAGTCCCATTTTCAGGGGAGTAAAGTCCTCCTTTTCCCACAGGTAAATAATTGTGTCAAATAACCTTCCCCCTCCTGTGGGAAAAAGTTAGGATGCAACATGATTGGGACCCCCCTAATGACTCAATTTGCAAAAATAATTCCCTATCAAAAATTGCATCTTGCCCAAAGGGGACAAGCACTTGTTTCCTTTGCTGCTATTAGTCTGTGCAGGCCTGCAGCATAAACAAAGTAACTTGAGGTACTGGACTTCCTCAAGCTAAAGAATCTCTCTTTTCCTGGCATAGAACGGAGGTTATCTTGGTGCAAAACGTAGATTTATTTCTGAATATAgaggtcagagtagacaaaaacCACTTTGTAGCCTTCTACTATAGCAACAGTACATATCTTCATTTATTTCCTCTGAAGTATTTTCAACATAACAGTAATTGGATGTAACAATCCTTCAGTCTCCAGGAGGGGAGGCAACTgtgcctgggaaggggggcggaggGAGAGCAGCAGCAGGGCTCCCTCGCACAGCAAAGCATTTTGGGAAAATCCCGACGGTTCCTTTGCAGCGCCCTTCTAGCCATTCCTCATTCACTATGGAAACACAAGAGCAGGGCATGAGGTTGAGGACAGGAGATGCAAATCCAGTGGCGGACAGTGTCAAAGGCGAACAGAAGGTCTCCAGGGCTCTTAATGATCATGGAGAAGTTTGGCAGACCCACCTTGCCACACAAGGATGGAGGAAGCTGCAGCTGCAGACGTTTTCTCCTCCTTTGTGTTTATTTAAAGAAACAGAAGTGCTGTGCGCCCCAGTATTTACCCAGAGGAAATTTTTATTGGGTTAGGAGGAGGTGCCGCTCTGTGCCACCACTCAGGAAAATGCATTACCTTCAGACAGGATCTCCAGTATGTCGCCTTCCTTAAAATCCAAGTCCTCCACTCCCTGTGCAGAGTAAGAGTGTTGTGCCACCATCTGGTAGAGAACACGCCTGTCTGTGCAGTTGTCTTTGCCCTTTGGAAAAAACGAAAGTAGGTCTGAATTTACATATGTAACATCTTAACAGGATTGAAACTGGAGGGGATAGAATGGATTATACCACTTTAGAGTACAGGTATAGgaaccctgccctgacctggatggtccaggctagcctgatcttgtcagatctcagaagctaagcagggtcagccctggtagtatttggatgggagaccaccaaggaataccagggttgctgtgcagaggaaggcactggcaaaccacctctgttagtctcttgccatgaaaaccccaaaagggatcaccataaattggctgtgacttgacggcactatacacacacacaggaaccccatttttggatacgtatgtttgtttgttttttaaactcctTGCAAGAAGAAAATGAGCATGGCAGGGAGAAGGGTTCAGATCTCTCCCTGCTGTGCTAGTTGGGTTATGGGGAGTTTTaacatattgtcatcctttcctgggagatcagaagaagctaaagtttcccttctcttagcagactcctctcgggagataaccatccaagtagccaaattttgcctccggtctagtgggattcgtaaatggctaattgaaaacccttccccatagaagatttttcctcctcctcttcaaataatccctcccagaatcatcaacttttattattttattttgttattttaaacccaactttgatttttattcagagctgatattgtatcgaaataaaacttgatgatAAACATaaggagcattttttttaaaaaaaaaagagggatcc
This window encodes:
- the ENTPD8 gene encoding ectonucleoside triphosphate diphosphohydrolase 8; the encoded protein is MGIKWNGSYIPVAFLVLGIVSLIALILSLVGIHNATLPPQNKYGLVFDAGSSHTALFVYQWPADKENNTGMVSQTFSCHVNASGISSFAKDPPRAGDSLRDCLDAAMKVIPAERQREAPTYLGATAGMRLLRRENESAAAQILAEVGKTIQEYPINFQGARILTGKEEGAYGWITINYLLDSFTKYSIERRDWIHPSSANIRGALDLGGASTQISFVPADPIVESDEAAQFRLYGFDYTIYTHSYLCYGQNQALQHALRIIVNSTILDQFDNPCYPRDYFENITRSSFYSSPCAEGQKPAVSGNVSLHGTGNANRCRETFKKIFNFSCHHNTSCGFNGVYQPKVNGKFLAFSAYYYTFSFLNLTEGQPLDEVEVAIQTFCARSWDELKSNYPNEKESRLKSYCANANYILTLLMEGYGFSNHTWRSIAFQMKAANSDIGWTLGYMLNLTNMIPTESPRPLRGHEEGVWIASIFFIVLMLALCLVFLLVHFLK